The following are encoded in a window of Variovorax paradoxus genomic DNA:
- a CDS encoding TetR/AcrR family transcriptional regulator, producing the protein MASSNTTRDRILQTSLALFNAQGLPAVSTHKIAAELGMSPGNLHYHFKAKQLIVEWLFRRFEQRLEVLNGSSASIAAIDDLWLALHLRFEAIDEYRFIYRDMAFLASEYPALGQRAQAMTAQNLLAAQTLCEGLVASGVIETSAEQARILALQMVFTTTCWLSFERLVPGRDALAQADPGLAAFYTLTLVSPYVSSESRAYLDYLRGKYLG; encoded by the coding sequence GTGGCCAGCTCCAACACCACGCGCGATCGCATCCTGCAGACCAGCCTTGCGCTGTTCAACGCACAAGGCCTTCCGGCCGTGTCCACGCACAAGATCGCGGCCGAGCTCGGCATGAGCCCGGGCAACCTGCACTACCACTTCAAGGCCAAGCAGCTGATCGTCGAATGGCTGTTCCGGCGCTTCGAGCAGCGGCTCGAAGTGCTCAACGGGTCGTCGGCGTCTATTGCCGCCATCGACGACCTGTGGCTCGCATTGCACCTGCGCTTCGAGGCCATCGACGAATACCGCTTCATCTACCGCGACATGGCCTTCCTGGCCAGCGAGTACCCGGCCCTGGGACAGCGCGCCCAGGCCATGACCGCGCAGAACCTGCTCGCCGCCCAGACGCTGTGCGAAGGGCTGGTGGCGTCGGGCGTGATCGAGACCAGCGCCGAGCAGGCGCGCATCCTCGCGCTGCAGATGGTCTTCACCACCACCTGCTGGCTCTCGTTCGAGCGGCTGGTGCCGGGACGCGACGCACTGGCGCAGGCCGACCCCGGTTTGGCGGCTTTCTACACACTCACGCTGGTTTCTCCGTATGTTTCCAGCGAATCGAGGGCTTATCTTGATTACCTGAGGGGCAAATACCTCGGATAA
- a CDS encoding branched-chain amino acid ABC transporter substrate-binding protein, whose protein sequence is MKLTHAPLARIALASLFAIAGTAAQAQAPQPTYKIAYIDPLSGPFANVGELMLMHTQYAIEDINAKGGVLGGMKLQLLQFDSKLSAQESQSALQAAIDQGAKAIVTGGSGSSVVTALVLAVARWNQRNPGKELIVLNHSSIDPEMTGKGCSFWHFQTEANTAMKMKALANYIKKTPDVKKVYLLNQDYAHGKQWASYGRQLVGLARPDVQFVGETLHPIGRVKDFAPYIANIKQSGADSVITGNWGQDMTLLQKAAGDAGYNLRYFNHSAGSVPGTVTAVSQAKTGQLTWVAEWHPGQADTPKVDALAKAYKAKTGKDFLAPRIDLTPRLLAAAIAKAGSVDTVKVARALEDLSFDSVVGPVRMRGEDHQLLLPQVVNTIAPVDGKAVKTGWEGTNYGFRTDAVYTGNELAQGTDCKMVRP, encoded by the coding sequence ATGAAGCTCACGCATGCGCCCTTGGCGCGGATCGCCCTTGCCTCTTTGTTTGCCATTGCCGGCACCGCGGCGCAGGCGCAGGCCCCGCAGCCGACCTACAAGATCGCCTACATCGATCCGCTGTCGGGGCCGTTTGCCAACGTGGGCGAGCTGATGCTGATGCACACGCAGTACGCCATCGAGGACATCAACGCCAAGGGCGGCGTGCTCGGCGGCATGAAGCTGCAGCTGCTGCAGTTCGACAGCAAGCTCTCGGCGCAGGAAAGCCAGAGCGCGCTGCAGGCGGCCATCGACCAGGGCGCGAAAGCGATCGTCACGGGGGGCTCGGGCTCGTCGGTGGTGACGGCGCTGGTGCTGGCCGTGGCGCGCTGGAACCAGCGCAACCCGGGCAAGGAACTGATCGTGCTGAACCACTCGTCGATCGACCCCGAGATGACCGGCAAGGGCTGCAGCTTCTGGCACTTCCAGACCGAGGCCAACACGGCGATGAAGATGAAGGCGCTGGCCAACTACATCAAGAAGACGCCGGACGTGAAGAAGGTCTACCTGCTCAACCAGGACTACGCCCACGGCAAGCAGTGGGCCAGCTACGGCCGCCAGCTGGTGGGCCTGGCGCGCCCCGACGTCCAGTTCGTCGGCGAGACGCTGCACCCGATCGGCCGCGTGAAAGATTTCGCGCCCTACATCGCGAACATCAAGCAAAGCGGCGCCGACTCGGTCATCACCGGCAACTGGGGCCAGGACATGACGCTGCTGCAGAAGGCCGCGGGCGACGCGGGCTACAACCTGCGCTACTTCAACCACAGCGCGGGCTCGGTGCCCGGCACGGTCACTGCCGTGTCGCAGGCCAAGACCGGGCAGCTCACGTGGGTGGCCGAATGGCACCCGGGCCAAGCCGACACGCCGAAGGTCGACGCGCTCGCCAAGGCCTACAAGGCCAAGACCGGCAAGGACTTCCTCGCGCCGCGCATCGACCTGACCCCGCGCCTGCTGGCCGCCGCCATCGCCAAGGCCGGCAGCGTCGACACGGTGAAGGTGGCGCGCGCACTCGAAGACCTGAGCTTCGACTCGGTGGTGGGCCCGGTGCGCATGCGCGGCGAAGACCACCAGCTGCTGCTGCCGCAAGTGGTGAACACCATCGCGCCGGTGGACGGCAAGGCGGTGAAGACGGGCTGGGAAGGCACCAACTACGGCTTCCGCACCGATGCGGTCTATACCGGGAACGAGCTGGCGCAAGGGACCGACTGCAAGATGGTCCGGCCCTGA
- a CDS encoding AMP-binding protein, whose translation METTPATPARLKELPPRVQQPLHAYLRDHARTRGDATACLWYGQALSWAELDRASDAFAARLQALGVAKGEPVVLFLNNCPQYLVAHFGIQKIGAIVCPSGPLNKEHELAYQVNDLKARVIVAAAPLLPVVRKVQAQSALAHVFVVHYADLLPAEPTLDLPAELAAERTAERSVPDGCEDFLAVMKSDAKPQPVAIDMDDIALMTYTSGTTGLPKGAMLSYGNALYKTRAAADCNGVGPDDVLLSIAPLYHIAGMLMGVNVPVLSGAASVLLHRFDPRSVLQAIATYKVSWWYSIAPMNVACMQVPDIASFDLSSLKMNPVTSFGIAFTEPLAAQWRSHAKNCSSFEAAYGLSETHTCDTYTPHEAPRWGTQGVPVPGVTIRIIDTETQADMPTGEVGEIVLTSAGSFKGYWNKPEATAATLRNGWVHTGDMGKLDADGYLTFIGRFKEMIKVSGYSVFPEEVETILIKHPAVAQAAVIAQPDPEKGEVVKAFIVRKPGAALEADALVAWARENMASYKAPRAVSFIDALPTTGAGKVLRRLLKDKT comes from the coding sequence ATGGAGACAACGCCCGCCACCCCCGCACGTCTGAAGGAGCTGCCGCCGCGCGTGCAGCAGCCCCTGCACGCCTATCTGCGCGACCATGCGCGCACACGCGGCGACGCCACCGCCTGCCTCTGGTACGGCCAGGCCCTGAGCTGGGCCGAGCTCGACCGCGCGAGCGACGCCTTTGCCGCGCGCCTGCAGGCCCTGGGTGTGGCCAAGGGCGAACCCGTGGTGCTGTTCCTCAACAACTGCCCGCAGTACCTGGTGGCGCACTTCGGCATCCAGAAGATCGGCGCCATCGTCTGCCCGAGCGGGCCGCTCAACAAGGAGCACGAGCTGGCCTACCAGGTCAACGACCTGAAGGCGCGCGTGATCGTCGCGGCCGCGCCGCTCCTGCCGGTGGTGCGCAAGGTGCAGGCCCAGAGCGCGCTCGCGCATGTGTTCGTCGTGCACTACGCCGACCTGCTGCCCGCCGAGCCCACGCTCGACCTGCCGGCCGAACTCGCCGCCGAGCGCACGGCCGAACGCAGCGTGCCCGACGGCTGCGAAGACTTTCTCGCCGTGATGAAGTCCGATGCCAAGCCGCAGCCCGTCGCCATCGACATGGACGACATCGCGCTCATGACCTACACCTCAGGCACCACCGGCCTGCCCAAGGGCGCGATGCTCAGCTACGGCAACGCGCTCTACAAGACGCGCGCCGCCGCCGACTGCAACGGCGTGGGGCCGGACGACGTACTGCTGTCCATCGCGCCGCTGTATCACATCGCCGGCATGCTCATGGGCGTCAACGTGCCCGTGCTCAGCGGCGCCGCCTCGGTGCTGCTGCACCGCTTCGACCCGCGCTCCGTGCTGCAGGCCATTGCCACCTACAAGGTGAGCTGGTGGTACAGCATCGCGCCGATGAACGTCGCCTGCATGCAGGTGCCCGACATCGCGAGCTTCGACCTGTCGAGCCTGAAGATGAATCCGGTGACCAGCTTCGGCATCGCCTTCACCGAGCCGCTCGCGGCGCAGTGGCGTTCGCACGCAAAGAACTGCAGCTCGTTCGAGGCCGCTTACGGCCTGAGCGAAACCCACACCTGCGACACCTACACGCCGCACGAAGCGCCGCGCTGGGGCACGCAGGGCGTGCCGGTGCCGGGCGTGACCATCCGCATCATCGACACCGAGACCCAGGCCGACATGCCCACGGGCGAGGTCGGCGAGATCGTGCTCACCAGCGCCGGCTCGTTCAAGGGCTACTGGAACAAGCCCGAGGCCACGGCCGCCACCTTGCGCAACGGCTGGGTGCACACGGGCGACATGGGCAAGCTCGACGCCGACGGCTACCTCACCTTCATCGGCCGCTTCAAGGAAATGATCAAGGTCTCAGGCTACAGCGTGTTCCCCGAAGAGGTCGAGACCATCCTCATCAAGCACCCGGCGGTGGCGCAGGCGGCGGTCATTGCGCAGCCAGACCCCGAGAAGGGCGAGGTCGTGAAGGCCTTCATCGTGCGCAAGCCCGGCGCTGCGCTCGAGGCCGATGCACTCGTGGCCTGGGCGCGCGAGAACATGGCGAGCTACAAGGCGCCGCGCGCCGTGAGCTTCATCGACGCACTGCCGACCACCGGCGCGGGCAAGGTGCTGCGCCGCCTGCTCAAAGACAAGACCTGA
- a CDS encoding esterase/lipase family protein, whose translation MSTATHEPIAPPSRLLLLAEARALWETGAGLAMWPLLQLAPRGDGHPVIVLPGLVASDMSTLLLRRYLCSRGYDAHGWGQGRNLGPRAGVEDGMVDLLKTLADKSGQKVSVIGWSLGGVYARLLASAQKDLIRNVITLGSPFSGSPRATNAWRVYEGVSGQSSHDPRRMKFVEPTPPVPTTSIFSRTDGVVAWRCSLEKTGPQSENIEVMASHLGLGAHPAVLYAVADRLAQPEGAWKPFNRGMLGPLVYPDPDRDA comes from the coding sequence ATGTCCACCGCCACCCACGAACCCATCGCACCGCCGTCGCGCCTGCTCTTGCTGGCCGAAGCGCGCGCCCTCTGGGAAACCGGCGCCGGCCTCGCCATGTGGCCCTTGCTGCAGCTCGCGCCACGCGGCGACGGGCACCCCGTGATCGTGCTGCCGGGCCTGGTGGCCAGCGACATGTCCACGCTGCTGCTGCGCCGCTACCTGTGCAGCCGCGGCTACGACGCGCACGGCTGGGGCCAGGGCCGCAACCTGGGCCCGCGCGCCGGCGTCGAAGACGGCATGGTCGACCTGCTCAAGACCCTGGCCGACAAGAGCGGCCAGAAGGTCAGCGTGATCGGCTGGAGCCTGGGCGGCGTCTACGCGCGGCTGCTGGCCTCGGCGCAGAAGGACCTCATCCGCAACGTGATCACGCTCGGCAGCCCGTTCTCGGGCAGCCCGCGCGCCACCAACGCCTGGCGCGTGTACGAAGGCGTGAGCGGCCAGAGCTCGCACGACCCGCGCCGCATGAAGTTCGTCGAACCCACGCCGCCCGTGCCCACGACCTCGATCTTCAGCCGCACCGACGGCGTCGTCGCATGGCGCTGCAGCCTCGAGAAGACCGGCCCGCAGTCCGAGAACATCGAAGTGATGGCCAGCCACCTGGGGCTCGGCGCACACCCGGCCGTGCTCTACGCGGTGGCCGACCGGCTGGCGCAGCCCGAGGGCGCGTGGAAGCCGTTCAACCGCGGCATGCTCGGGCCGCTGGTGTACCCGGACCCGGACCGCGACGCCTGA
- a CDS encoding bifunctional cytochrome P450/NADPH--P450 reductase — MAGKNSLHPIPHPAKKPFVGNLLSIGSDSPVLDMWKIAQDLGGIYWLDMPGMPVIVVSSPALVDELCEEPRFDKSTRGALRRLRAASHGLFTSDTHEETWSKPHNILLANFSQRAMQAYHPMMLDIAGQLVTKWERLNFDEEVDVVRDMTALTLDTIGLCGFGYRFNSFYREGFHPFVDAMVRTLETVQNRRGLPLEELMLKKELAQQRKDIRYMHKMVEDIIEERRASGADIATKPDLLSYMIAGVDKKSGEKLTDKMIRDECIEFLIAGHETTSGLLSFAIYFLLNNPEAMAKAQAEVDSVFGGDTTQKPTYAQVNRLQYVMQVLKESLRLYPTAPAISMRAKEDTTIGGQYTIKKNNMVIMHALALHRDKGIWGENADQFNPDHFSREAERERPVNAFKPFGNGQRACIGRQFALQEAVLTLGMILQRFTLVDHTGYKLKIKEALTIKPENFKIKALLRDPASRPRGNGETTAAPDAPVKPVARKPQAARHGTSLLVLQGSNLGTAEDLARQLAEAGELRGFSTQLASLDDYAERLPASGAVAIVCASYNGVAPDNAAEFHRWLDKADDALNGVRFSVFGCGNTDWAATYQAVPRRIDERLEALGADRVHARGEGDAREDMDGAFQDWSDALWPALVKAFDIKNGADTPAEAEPLYTLEELPPPQKNALVDALGAVALRVIENRELQSAGAHGEAGRSTRHVELTLPEGVNYVPGDHLSVVPRNSPAQVERAMARFGFDRSAHVRLQAVPGRKAALPVDQVIAVDRLLGDYVELQDVATRKQIATLAAYTECPFTKPKLVALSGSDEASQAAYKAEVLHKRKSLLELLEEHRACQVPFAVFLEMLSPLSPRYYSISSSPTMTPGRCSVTVGVVSAPAMSGNGTFEGVCSNFLARAEAGDTVHGVIRETTAEGFRLPDDAMRPLVMVGPGTGLAPFRGFLQERAAQVERGEALGEAMLFFGCRHPEQDFIYAEELQAWSHRGLMKLHTAFSRASERKVYVQDLIREQGAAVWKLLEAGAVVYVCGDGSRMEPDVRRTLSDLAREHGQDSAAWMDRMIAEQRYVLDVWAGA, encoded by the coding sequence ATGGCAGGAAAGAACTCGCTCCATCCGATTCCCCACCCGGCGAAGAAACCCTTCGTCGGCAATCTGCTGTCCATCGGCTCCGACTCGCCGGTGCTCGACATGTGGAAGATCGCGCAAGACCTCGGCGGCATCTACTGGCTCGACATGCCGGGCATGCCGGTGATCGTGGTGTCGTCGCCCGCGCTGGTCGACGAGCTCTGCGAAGAGCCGCGCTTCGACAAGAGCACACGCGGTGCGCTGCGCCGGCTGCGGGCCGCGTCGCACGGCCTGTTCACCTCCGACACGCACGAAGAGACCTGGTCGAAGCCGCACAACATCCTCCTGGCCAACTTCAGCCAGCGCGCGATGCAGGCCTACCACCCGATGATGCTGGACATCGCGGGGCAGCTGGTCACCAAGTGGGAGCGCCTCAATTTCGATGAAGAGGTGGACGTGGTGCGCGACATGACCGCGCTCACGCTGGACACCATCGGCCTGTGCGGTTTCGGCTACCGCTTCAACTCGTTCTACCGCGAGGGCTTTCATCCCTTTGTCGATGCGATGGTGCGCACGCTGGAGACGGTGCAGAACCGGCGCGGCCTGCCGCTCGAGGAGCTGATGCTCAAGAAGGAGCTGGCGCAGCAGCGCAAGGACATCCGCTACATGCACAAGATGGTGGAAGACATCATCGAGGAGCGTCGTGCGAGTGGCGCCGACATTGCCACCAAGCCCGACCTGCTGAGCTACATGATCGCGGGCGTGGACAAGAAGAGCGGCGAAAAACTCACCGACAAGATGATCCGCGACGAGTGCATCGAGTTCCTCATCGCGGGGCACGAGACCACCAGCGGCCTGCTGTCGTTCGCCATCTACTTCCTGCTGAACAACCCCGAGGCGATGGCCAAGGCGCAGGCCGAGGTCGACAGCGTGTTCGGCGGCGACACCACGCAAAAGCCCACCTACGCGCAGGTCAACCGGCTGCAGTACGTGATGCAGGTGCTGAAGGAATCGCTTCGCCTGTACCCGACCGCGCCCGCGATCTCGATGCGCGCCAAGGAAGACACGACGATCGGCGGCCAGTACACGATCAAGAAGAACAACATGGTCATCATGCATGCGCTGGCGCTGCACCGTGACAAGGGCATCTGGGGCGAGAACGCCGACCAGTTCAACCCCGACCACTTCAGCCGCGAGGCCGAGCGCGAGCGGCCCGTGAACGCCTTCAAGCCCTTCGGCAACGGGCAGCGCGCCTGCATCGGGCGGCAGTTCGCCCTGCAGGAGGCGGTGCTCACGCTGGGCATGATCCTGCAGCGCTTCACCCTGGTCGATCACACGGGCTACAAGCTCAAGATCAAGGAAGCGCTGACGATCAAGCCCGAGAACTTCAAGATCAAGGCGCTGCTGCGCGACCCGGCCTCGCGACCGCGCGGCAACGGCGAGACGACCGCCGCGCCCGATGCGCCGGTCAAGCCGGTTGCGCGCAAGCCGCAGGCGGCACGCCACGGCACCTCGCTGCTGGTGCTGCAGGGCTCCAACCTCGGCACGGCCGAAGACCTGGCACGGCAGCTGGCCGAGGCCGGCGAACTGCGCGGCTTCTCGACCCAGCTCGCCTCGCTCGACGACTATGCCGAGCGGTTGCCGGCCAGCGGCGCGGTGGCGATCGTCTGCGCCTCGTACAACGGCGTGGCACCCGACAACGCGGCGGAGTTCCATCGCTGGCTCGACAAGGCCGACGACGCGCTCAACGGCGTGCGCTTCAGCGTGTTCGGCTGCGGCAACACCGACTGGGCCGCGACCTACCAGGCCGTGCCGCGCCGCATCGACGAACGGCTCGAAGCCTTGGGCGCCGACCGCGTGCACGCACGCGGCGAAGGCGATGCGCGCGAGGACATGGACGGCGCCTTCCAGGACTGGAGCGACGCGCTGTGGCCCGCACTGGTGAAGGCCTTCGACATCAAGAACGGCGCCGACACGCCGGCCGAGGCCGAGCCGCTGTACACGCTCGAAGAGCTGCCGCCGCCGCAGAAGAACGCGCTGGTCGATGCGCTCGGCGCCGTGGCGCTGCGCGTGATCGAGAACCGCGAGCTGCAAAGCGCCGGCGCCCACGGCGAGGCCGGGCGCTCCACGCGTCACGTCGAGCTGACACTGCCCGAGGGCGTGAACTACGTGCCCGGCGACCACCTGAGCGTGGTGCCGCGCAACAGCCCGGCGCAGGTCGAACGCGCGATGGCGCGCTTCGGCTTCGACCGCTCGGCGCACGTGCGGCTGCAGGCCGTGCCGGGCCGCAAGGCGGCGCTGCCGGTCGATCAGGTCATCGCGGTCGATCGCCTGCTGGGCGACTACGTCGAGCTGCAAGACGTGGCCACGCGCAAGCAGATCGCCACGCTGGCGGCGTACACCGAGTGCCCGTTCACCAAGCCGAAGCTTGTCGCGCTCTCGGGCAGCGACGAGGCCTCGCAGGCTGCCTACAAGGCCGAGGTGCTGCACAAGCGCAAGTCGCTGCTGGAGCTGCTCGAAGAACACCGCGCCTGCCAGGTGCCGTTCGCGGTGTTCCTGGAAATGCTGTCGCCGCTGTCGCCGCGCTACTACTCGATCTCCTCGTCGCCGACGATGACGCCGGGGCGCTGCAGCGTGACGGTGGGCGTGGTGAGCGCACCCGCGATGTCGGGCAACGGCACCTTCGAGGGCGTGTGCTCCAACTTCCTGGCGCGCGCCGAGGCCGGCGACACGGTGCACGGCGTGATCCGCGAGACCACGGCCGAAGGCTTCCGGCTGCCGGACGACGCGATGCGCCCGCTCGTCATGGTCGGCCCGGGCACCGGCCTCGCGCCGTTCCGCGGCTTCCTGCAGGAGCGCGCAGCGCAGGTCGAACGCGGCGAGGCGCTGGGCGAGGCGATGCTGTTCTTCGGCTGCCGCCACCCCGAGCAGGACTTCATCTATGCCGAGGAGCTGCAGGCCTGGTCGCACCGCGGCCTCATGAAGCTGCACACGGCCTTCTCGCGCGCCAGCGAACGCAAGGTCTACGTGCAGGACCTGATCCGCGAACAGGGCGCGGCCGTGTGGAAGCTGCTCGAAGCCGGCGCCGTGGTGTATGTGTGCGGCGACGGCTCGCGCATGGAGCCCGACGTGCGTCGCACGCTCAGCGACCTTGCGCGCGAGCACGGGCAGGACAGCGCGGCGTGGATGGACCGGATGATTGCCGAGCAGCGCTATGTGCTCGACGTGTGGGCCGGGGCCTGA
- a CDS encoding TetR/AcrR family transcriptional regulator: MGITSATPNKPSATHTAQPHLPQGTGRQRAATQGTDLQRERILQAAAQLFATQGYANTTMAQIVRELGVTKPFVYYYFRDKQEIFETLSWRPAVDCFTALDFAATDPRRASEKVMQGIEGLIRATIAHHPVAFFAYREPQVYRPEYLEAQKKLAHHFYDLLCPLLEEARRDGDLDFDETKITALAACSLPGFLYSWYRPGGRLSPDEVVAQLTKLASRVIGLRAKH, encoded by the coding sequence ATGGGTATAACTTCCGCGACACCGAACAAACCCTCTGCCACGCACACGGCGCAGCCGCACCTGCCGCAGGGCACGGGCCGCCAGCGCGCGGCCACGCAGGGCACCGACCTGCAGCGCGAGCGCATCCTGCAGGCGGCGGCGCAGCTCTTTGCCACGCAGGGCTACGCCAACACGACCATGGCGCAGATCGTGCGCGAGCTGGGCGTGACCAAGCCCTTCGTGTACTACTACTTCCGCGACAAGCAGGAGATCTTCGAGACGCTGTCGTGGCGCCCCGCGGTCGACTGTTTCACCGCGCTCGACTTCGCCGCCACCGACCCGCGCCGCGCGAGCGAGAAGGTCATGCAAGGCATCGAAGGGCTGATCCGCGCCACCATCGCGCACCACCCGGTGGCCTTCTTCGCGTACCGCGAGCCGCAGGTGTACCGGCCCGAATACCTCGAAGCGCAGAAGAAGCTCGCGCACCACTTCTACGACCTGCTGTGCCCGCTGCTCGAAGAAGCCCGGCGCGACGGCGACCTCGACTTCGACGAGACCAAGATCACCGCGCTCGCGGCCTGCAGCCTGCCGGGCTTTCTCTACAGCTGGTACCGCCCGGGCGGGCGCCTCTCGCCCGACGAGGTGGTGGCGCAGCTCACGAAGCTGGCCAGCCGCGTGATCGGGCTGCGCGCGAAGCACTGA